TTTCAGATTCAGCAATCTTTTTTTTAAATAACTTCTATAAAAATGTCGATTCAACAGATATCTATCAAATGCTTCATAAAATCGATTTGAAAGATTTTATTAGAGATTTTTATGAAATGTTCGAAGATCTTTGGACATTAATTATAAAATATATAACTAATTCTATAGCTCAATATAGAAACATTTATACTTTATTATTGAGTAATAAAAAAGACATTGAATATGTATTTGGTGTCACTTTAAATAAAATTGATAATATAGGAATAGGGAAAGGTGATCGACATTTCAACCTAATTCCTACCACTGAAATAAGCTTTCAAGATAAAAGTATTTACTTCAAGAACAGAGTCGAAAACCATGAGCATAAACTACTATATTTCTATAATTTATTTAATGATAAAGAATTGCATATAAAAACATTGAATATTAAAGAAGGATATTTCCAAGAAAAAGTAATTCAAAATGATTCAGATTCTATTGATAATACTTATTATAAAGCAGGGCAAATGCTTTTCGCTTCTTATTTATTGGGTTTGAGTGATTTGCACGAAGAAAATATTGTATTTGACGGTGAAAATTACATACCTATTGATTGTGAAACTATTTTTCATATTGATGAATACATTGAATCCAATCAAAAGGGCGTTCCATACAATTTACAGAATTCTGTCCTTGCTACCGGACTGCTTCCTTTTACATCTATAAAAGGCGCTGTGATAACAGGATTTAATTCTTTTGAAAATCAAACTATATCTATGCCTAACTATCAAATTGAAAATAATAATAATCATTTCGAAAAGGTTTTTAATGAAAAAGAAGTATTAATGTCTAAAAAAAATATTCCTTTGAATCAAAATAAGATGGATTTCTATAAAAATAAAAATCCTTTTATTAAAGGATTTAAGAATTCTTACACTTATTTTTTAAAAAATAAAGAAGTAATAGTTAGGAAAATAAAAGAGTTATTTCAAAATAAGACAAGCAGAGTACTTCATAAAAACACAGCATTTTATTATGAATTATTACAGAGTAGTTACCATCCCTACTTGTTCCTTTCAAATACCAGAGAAAGTTTCATTGAATCTAAAGACGAGTTATCAGATGTAGAAAAAAAACACATCTTACAAGATTGTATCCCTATAGACTATAAAAAGATAGATATTAAAGATTCTTTTTTCGATAAATTCTCGATAAATGATTTAGATTTACAAATAGCTATTATTAATCAATCATTTATTTCAGAAAAAGGTTTTTATTATAAAAAATATATAGGTGTTAACAACAATACATTAAGTGTAGATGAAATGATACGTGAATTTCTTAATGTTTTAGATGCTACTTCTTTTGTTTATAAAGGAGAGGTTTTAGTATTCGATCATATATACACTGGAGATAACGAAAATAATTTTAACTTTGAATTAATAATACTCCCCAAAGAGATGTACTTAGGAGTTAGTGGATTAGCATTATTTTTAAGAAAAACGTTAGCAAAATATGATGATTTACAATTAATTAAAAAATATCGTCTGATGTTTTTTAATTTAATTGACTATATAAAAGATGAATTAAAAAATAATGACGTAAAACTTGGCTTTTACGATGGAATTTCTGGGGTATTATACAGTGCTTTCCTAATAAACAAAGAATTGAATTATGTACCAGAAAAACAATTTATTGAATGGTCGAAGGATTTGTTACCATATCTTCCATCTCAGAAAGACAAAGATTATGATATTATAAATGGTATCATTGGTTACTTACACTACTTAATCAAAATATATAATAATGTCTCTGAAAATTCCCGAAGCGATATATATCAAATTATAAATAAGACTTTAGATTTTCTTATAGAAAACCATTTTCCGAAAACACTAAAAGAAACATACATTGGATTTGCACATGGGGTTGCTGGAGAACTGTTCGTTATTCAAGAAGCAAATAAGATATGTCAGCGAGAAGACGTGACAATACAAATAAATAAACTATATACGACACTAAACTCTTATTTTAATAAATCGACTTTAAGTTGGCCTATAAGTAATATAGATGACTCTACTCCAAACAATTGGTGTCATGGTGCTCCAGGGGTGTCACTCACTTATTTATCACTCGAGAATAAGGTTCCTCGAAATGATGCTATGAAATTGATAAAAAGTATAATTGACAGCACAAATGAAAATATTTGCTTATGCCATGGTATCGTTGGTAATCAATGGATAATTCAATATATAAATAAAAACTATATGAATAACAGTATACCTGACTCTTACTTAAGTTACCTTAAGGAAAAGAATAAAAAACTAATATTGAAAGAATCCAACCTGTTCGAGTATTCCAAAAGTTACATGGTAGGATTGACAGGTGTCTTTGACTATTGTATTTCAAAAAAGAATTCTAACGAAATATTTTAACGTACTTCGAAGGAAGTCTCCATCTTGTAGCGTGTGAAGGGCTTAGCCCAACGGTAAGGGGGAGATGAATTTCGGTTGGGCGATAGCCTAAAGGTTCTTTCTTTTTTAATTGTAAGCGTAAAACAGCCCCACACCTATTACGTAGATGTGGGGCTATGTTATGATTTATTTAGATTTCGTAGGAACGCGACACTCTTGAGGCAGCGTGGTGTGACTGCTAAACTAGAGTAGACAGTTATTGTTTATGGCAAACTAAAATGTAGGTTATGGCACTCCTTTTATGCATGCCCAATTAGGGCATTACATAGAAAAAGCCACTTGCTAACAACTCAATAATTAACTACACTTCCTGTTGGACCCAATATTCTGGCAGGAGGTAGATTAGGAGTGTTAGAAGTGACTGAAATCAATTATATCAGACAACAAGTGAACGGAAAAGGGCATACATATGCAGAGGTTGCGAGAAGAACAAATAGAGATCCAAGAACGGTACAGAAATATGCAGACCTAAATGAATTCCAACCTGAATTGCAAGGCAAGAAACACCAACCCTCTCCCGTAATGGATCCGGTGAAGGAGATTGTCGACCAGTGGCTGAAAGAAGATTTAAAGAAGAAAAAGAAATATCGAAGAACCGCCAAGCGTATTTGGGAGTTATTGAAAGAAGAATATGATTTTAGGGGTTCTGATCGAACAGTAAGAGCTTACGTCTCTAAACGGAAAAAAGAATTAATTGAGGAAATGGAAGCAACCGATGAAGCAGCTCTTCCGTTAGAATCAAGTCCTGGGGATGCCCAGGTGGACTTTGGAGAGGCACCATTTAAGGTGGAGGGAGAAATTGTAGAACTTCCGTATTTGGTTATGTCTTTTCCGTACAGTAATGCATTTCTGGTCCAAGTATTTGAATCCCAGAATCAAGATTGTTTTTTAGAAGGGTTGAAACGATTCTTTCATTACATTGAGGGCGTGCCTAGAAGGATTCGCTTTGATAACTTATCACCTGCGGTGAAGAAGATTCTGCCACATGGTAAACGTGAATTAACAGAAGGATTTGAAAGATTTGTTTTACACTATGTTTGGGCGTTTAATGACTGGTTGAGACGGCAAGGTACGGCATACGAAGATGTAATTGATGACAAGACGAAAATAGAAAGGTCAATAAAGGAAGTTCAAAGACTAGAAAAAGAAAATGACAAATTACGAGAAATTACTCCTTGAACATGAACTGGGAATTAGTCCACTTGATTGATTTACTAAGCGCCCCTGTGGAGTAAATTAGTGGGACATTAAAAAACAAAAATGTACATTTTATCATTGACATTTATAATCGAGGGATAATACTTAGACATTAAATAAACGAAAGACATGGGCCGAAAAAAATCGAGTTCATGTCTTTTAACCTACTGGTAAGAACGTCCGCAACTCCTGGTAAATTCCCTCGCAAAGTGTGGTAAAAATAACCGCAAGCCTGGTAAAAATCGTCCGCAATACTCAGTACGCACGACAAATAACATAGATTTTTCAACTCCCTTATAACGGTTTCGATAATGTGCTCATTTACGCCGTTAAAGAAGGAAATTTCTACATTACCCGATTTGATCGAGCAAGTTGGATTTGAAGAGGGTACTGCTAGATTTGATGCAGTAGTATTTTTGTTCTTGCGATGTAGCGTAACGGGGACAATAGTAAGTTTTTGTTCAGGCATATGAAAAGCACCTCCTTTAATGGATACGTACATCTTACCAAGAGGTGCTGTTCATTAATATGCGTTTTTAGAATGGGGGCTTACCAAACTCGGCTTCCCATTACGGAAAGCCGAGTTGATTAGAGCTTTAATTCCCCCCATACGAAGGAGCTCTACGACAGCTGAGTATTGCGGAGGGATTGAGCCAGCTGTGCGGTCTTTTGAGCCACCATTTGCGGATGATTGAGCCAGTAAATGCGGAGGCAAGAGCCAGTGAAGTATAAACAGCTATTGGGAACGTCTAATTCTCCAATAGCTGCTATTTAAGTCAATAAAAACATATTTCTACTTCTTAAAAACTCACCGAGATAATGCCAATCCGTGACGCTCTCTCATTGAAACTTCCTCATCAACTAGTATATTGTAAGAGTCGTGCACAATGCGGTCTAAAATCGCATCGGCTATCTGTGCTTGTCCTAACTTAGAATGCCATCCTTCAGGTGAAAATTGAGAACAGAATATCGTGGAGGTTCGCTTTAGTCTTGCTTCAATAATTTCAAATACATGAAGCACATTCTCTTCTGATAGTTCGGTTAATAACCATTCATCAAGAATTAATAAGTCGATCTTCTTATATTTTTGGATCAGCTTCCGGAAGCTTCCATCGGCTTCATATTTCGCAACAACTAATTCGTCAAGTAACTCTGGAAGTCTAATATACTTAACTTTATAAAACTGCCGACACGCTTGAATCCCAAAGGCATTTGATATCCATGTTTT
This genomic interval from Virgibacillus pantothenticus contains the following:
- a CDS encoding DUF4135 domain-containing protein, giving the protein MTLEQIIENAYKNYTFSSDEYLLHFFYKPIHEYIAINKITNDDLKNLYFKNIDSLNAHLNTLVSDSAIFFLNNFYKNVDSTDIYQMLHKIDLKDFIRDFYEMFEDLWTLIIKYITNSIAQYRNIYTLLLSNKKDIEYVFGVTLNKIDNIGIGKGDRHFNLIPTTEISFQDKSIYFKNRVENHEHKLLYFYNLFNDKELHIKTLNIKEGYFQEKVIQNDSDSIDNTYYKAGQMLFASYLLGLSDLHEENIVFDGENYIPIDCETIFHIDEYIESNQKGVPYNLQNSVLATGLLPFTSIKGAVITGFNSFENQTISMPNYQIENNNNHFEKVFNEKEVLMSKKNIPLNQNKMDFYKNKNPFIKGFKNSYTYFLKNKEVIVRKIKELFQNKTSRVLHKNTAFYYELLQSSYHPYLFLSNTRESFIESKDELSDVEKKHILQDCIPIDYKKIDIKDSFFDKFSINDLDLQIAIINQSFISEKGFYYKKYIGVNNNTLSVDEMIREFLNVLDATSFVYKGEVLVFDHIYTGDNENNFNFELIILPKEMYLGVSGLALFLRKTLAKYDDLQLIKKYRLMFFNLIDYIKDELKNNDVKLGFYDGISGVLYSAFLINKELNYVPEKQFIEWSKDLLPYLPSQKDKDYDIINGIIGYLHYLIKIYNNVSENSRSDIYQIINKTLDFLIENHFPKTLKETYIGFAHGVAGELFVIQEANKICQREDVTIQINKLYTTLNSYFNKSTLSWPISNIDDSTPNNWCHGAPGVSLTYLSLENKVPRNDAMKLIKSIIDSTNENICLCHGIVGNQWIIQYINKNYMNNSIPDSYLSYLKEKNKKLILKESNLFEYSKSYMVGLTGVFDYCISKKNSNEIF
- the istB gene encoding IS21-like element helper ATPase IstB — protein: MMNEETLRKLTEMRMGAMAELYQQQSQNREYNNMDFDERFNLLVDYEYDRRKTNKLERLIKQATFNDPTAAIEDIEYHPDRRLDKKLILELATGNYIQNHHNIILMGASGNGKTWISNAFGIQACRQFYKVKYIRLPELLDELVVAKYEADGSFRKLIQKYKKIDLLILDEWLLTELSEENVLHVFEIIEARLKRTSTIFCSQFSPEGWHSKLGQAQIADAILDRIVHDSYNILVDEEVSMRERHGLALSR